Proteins co-encoded in one Capnocytophaga ochracea DSM 7271 genomic window:
- a CDS encoding beta propeller repeat protein: MSLMVTMGKDLIRICPTNAKKIERSNNNGGTWYPRYTATSFTFQDLLVSGNELLAQTDKGFYYSNNNGTSWYKRG; encoded by the coding sequence ATGAGTTTAATGGTCACTATGGGAAAAGACCTTATTCGTATCTGTCCCACTAATGCAAAAAAAATTGAACGTTCAAACAACAATGGAGGCACTTGGTACCCTCGTTACACAGCAACCTCCTTTACTTTTCAGGACTTATTAGTTTCTGGAAATGAACTTTTAGCTCAAACCGACAAAGGTTTTTACTATTCTAATAACAATGGTACCTCTTGGTACAAACGAGGTTAA
- a CDS encoding L-lactate permease has protein sequence MALFLSVLPIVLLIYLMVKKNALPSYIALPLIAGLVYVLHLTYFEGSFVAVNANFIKAIISVATPITVIFGAVLFNRMMEMTGAMNVLRCWLGNISPNPVAQLMIIGWAFAFMIEGASGFGTPAAIAAPLLVGLGFKPLQVAILTLIMNSVPVSFGAVGTPTWFGFGTLIGNGAISDTELSDIGRITAIVHLFAAFVIPVMALKVIVSWQQIRRNIVFILISILSCTVPYVVIAWFNYEFPALVGGAIGLFISVGIASKGIGLSKTDNREVHHEKVKSSELIKALFPTASLIIILALTRIKQLPLKALLNDTTERFTIKLGYLGDFEVTKGLIFSLNNIFATGENESYKLLYVPALIPFVVTVLISIPLFSLKWKQTKELFSASFVQIQKPFLALVGALIMVNVMLMGGENSIVQIIGRGLAQATGSHWTIFSSYLGAVGSFFSGSNTVSNLTFGAVQYSVANTTGLSVPLILALQSVGGAMGNMVCINNIIAVCSVLGIDKAEGKIMKITVVPMMVYGVIAALVAYLVIPLIF, from the coding sequence ATGGCTTTATTTCTTAGCGTACTTCCGATAGTACTACTCATCTATTTGATGGTTAAAAAGAACGCACTTCCCTCGTATATAGCACTCCCGCTTATTGCAGGATTGGTGTATGTGTTGCACCTAACTTATTTTGAAGGCTCTTTTGTAGCCGTAAATGCTAACTTTATTAAGGCTATCATATCGGTAGCTACGCCTATTACGGTAATATTTGGGGCGGTGCTCTTCAACCGAATGATGGAGATGACAGGGGCAATGAATGTGTTGCGCTGTTGGTTAGGCAACATCAGTCCGAATCCTGTGGCACAGCTGATGATTATAGGCTGGGCTTTTGCCTTTATGATTGAAGGAGCCAGTGGTTTTGGTACGCCTGCGGCTATTGCAGCACCTTTATTGGTAGGATTAGGCTTCAAGCCGTTGCAAGTTGCTATTCTCACACTTATTATGAACTCGGTACCCGTATCGTTTGGAGCGGTAGGCACCCCTACGTGGTTTGGTTTTGGTACGCTTATCGGTAATGGAGCTATTTCTGACACTGAGCTTTCCGACATAGGTAGGATTACGGCTATTGTGCATCTGTTTGCTGCTTTTGTAATTCCTGTGATGGCACTCAAAGTGATTGTATCTTGGCAACAGATACGCCGAAACATAGTTTTTATACTTATTAGTATTCTCTCGTGCACGGTGCCTTATGTGGTTATTGCGTGGTTCAATTACGAGTTCCCCGCTTTGGTAGGAGGGGCTATTGGGCTCTTTATCTCGGTGGGCATTGCAAGCAAAGGAATAGGACTATCTAAAACTGATAACCGTGAAGTACATCACGAGAAGGTAAAATCTTCAGAACTCATCAAAGCCCTTTTTCCTACGGCTTCACTCATTATCATTTTAGCACTTACCCGCATTAAACAACTTCCACTAAAAGCACTTTTGAACGATACAACTGAGAGGTTTACTATAAAATTGGGTTATCTGGGCGATTTTGAGGTTACTAAAGGACTCATTTTTTCACTGAATAATATTTTTGCTACGGGCGAAAATGAAAGCTACAAACTGCTCTACGTGCCTGCACTCATTCCGTTTGTAGTTACAGTACTCATTTCCATTCCGTTGTTCTCGCTGAAATGGAAGCAAACCAAAGAGCTTTTTTCGGCTAGTTTTGTGCAGATACAGAAGCCTTTCTTGGCTTTGGTAGGTGCGCTTATTATGGTAAATGTAATGCTGATGGGAGGTGAAAACTCTATAGTGCAAATTATCGGTCGTGGATTGGCACAAGCCACAGGCAGTCATTGGACGATCTTCTCATCGTATTTAGGAGCGGTAGGGTCTTTCTTTTCAGGCTCTAACACCGTATCGAACCTTACTTTTGGAGCCGTGCAATACTCGGTTGCTAATACCACAGGACTTTCGGTGCCTCTGATACTCGCTTTGCAATCAGTAGGCGGAGCGATGGGTAATATGGTGTGTATCAACAATATTATTGCGGTATGTTCGGTATTAGGCATTGATAAAGCTGAAGGGAAAATAATGAAAATTACCGTTGTGCCTATGATGGTATATGGAGTGATAGCTGCGCTGGTAGCATATCTTGTTATCCCGCTAATATTCTGA
- a CDS encoding DUF5689 domain-containing protein: MKLNLLKPVAIALLTAFAITSCVKDDDYDIPDPNGKKPLPDYSGQVVSFANVLTKVTASVATYTADEAIEGYVISSDEGGNFYKKIYIQNADKNQGLSVAIDKSGLYTEFPVGAKVQLRLKDLTTQLNNSAIEVGHGTYTAKSGRVSVGTMAEAIYKKHLFDTGERKTVAELAKVSNSIQEVSTDAHVDQLITLKGVHFPTDAVGKTLYDKNNALGNATNYKLTDANGKTIIFRTSSYAKFKDEKVPAGEVEVTGVLTKFNKDYQFMISNYADLVVKGGTSTSTQTGTQTSTTVETLEASNATVADYVVGKTVKLHGTTVVKSGRTYIVFKDGTEIQVFSAKGVTISDAAKEKLATEGYEINVTGVFTDYALKNGTVVKEILYSKESDIEFIKAPAAITYVDVDATTATLASDYQVGKHVNLKNATLKVEGGKSYVVFSDGNKIQLYSPNLKSFSKDAQTKLGTDGQKLTSIKGKFEDYSVNGNTVHQLVYAVEGDIVFGDTPVVQLPELNVATATVADFNKYKDKKVKLEGVITIKDSSTFFEFKDKTEVQVYATSTVFKALSKKTKAKLKTAGTKLIVTGTLGEHTNKDNVIIKQIKYEKEADLDFQ, encoded by the coding sequence ATGAAACTAAACCTATTAAAACCAGTGGCGATAGCCCTACTTACGGCATTCGCTATTACATCGTGTGTAAAAGACGACGATTATGACATTCCCGATCCTAACGGGAAAAAGCCACTGCCTGACTATAGCGGTCAAGTAGTAAGTTTTGCTAACGTACTCACAAAAGTAACTGCCTCAGTGGCTACCTATACAGCTGATGAAGCTATTGAGGGGTATGTAATATCTAGCGATGAGGGAGGAAACTTCTACAAGAAAATTTATATACAGAACGCTGATAAGAATCAAGGACTTTCAGTAGCGATTGACAAAAGTGGTCTTTATACCGAGTTCCCCGTAGGAGCTAAAGTACAATTGCGCTTGAAAGACCTTACCACTCAACTTAACAACAGTGCTATAGAGGTAGGTCACGGCACTTATACTGCCAAAAGCGGAAGAGTGAGTGTAGGCACAATGGCTGAGGCGATTTATAAAAAACACTTGTTTGACACAGGTGAGCGCAAGACTGTTGCCGAATTAGCCAAAGTGAGTAACTCTATACAAGAAGTATCTACCGATGCGCACGTAGACCAGCTCATTACTCTTAAAGGGGTACATTTCCCTACTGATGCTGTAGGTAAAACACTTTACGACAAGAATAATGCCCTTGGGAATGCCACTAACTACAAGCTTACCGATGCTAATGGGAAGACCATTATCTTTAGAACAAGCAGTTATGCTAAGTTTAAAGACGAGAAAGTGCCTGCTGGTGAAGTGGAAGTAACAGGAGTGCTTACCAAATTCAACAAAGACTACCAATTTATGATAAGCAATTATGCTGATTTGGTAGTAAAAGGAGGTACTTCTACTAGTACACAAACTGGTACACAAACCTCTACGACTGTTGAGACCTTAGAAGCGAGCAATGCTACTGTAGCTGATTATGTAGTAGGCAAAACCGTAAAACTACACGGTACCACAGTAGTAAAAAGCGGAAGAACCTACATCGTTTTCAAAGATGGTACCGAAATACAAGTATTTTCAGCTAAGGGCGTAACTATTTCAGATGCAGCTAAAGAAAAATTGGCAACAGAAGGTTATGAAATAAACGTTACAGGAGTCTTTACTGATTATGCCCTTAAAAATGGTACTGTTGTAAAAGAAATACTGTACAGCAAAGAAAGTGATATAGAATTTATAAAAGCACCTGCTGCGATTACTTACGTAGATGTAGACGCTACAACCGCTACTCTTGCCAGCGATTACCAAGTGGGTAAGCACGTAAATTTAAAGAATGCCACTCTAAAAGTTGAAGGTGGAAAATCTTACGTTGTTTTCTCTGATGGTAATAAAATACAGTTGTACTCTCCTAATCTCAAATCTTTTAGTAAAGATGCTCAAACTAAATTGGGTACTGACGGACAAAAGCTCACTTCAATTAAAGGAAAATTTGAAGATTATAGTGTAAATGGAAATACCGTACATCAATTGGTTTATGCTGTGGAAGGTGATATTGTATTTGGTGATACCCCAGTAGTACAGCTTCCTGAGCTAAATGTAGCTACCGCTACTGTTGCTGATTTCAATAAATATAAAGACAAAAAAGTGAAATTAGAAGGTGTCATTACAATAAAAGACAGTAGTACTTTCTTTGAATTCAAAGATAAAACAGAAGTACAAGTGTATGCTACTAGTACTGTATTTAAAGCGTTATCCAAAAAAACTAAAGCCAAACTGAAAACAGCAGGTACCAAACTTATTGTTACAGGCACTCTAGGAGAACATACCAATAAGGATAATGTAATTATTAAGCAAATTAAATACGAAAAAGAAGCCGATTTAGACTTCCAGTAG